The Camelina sativa cultivar DH55 chromosome 16, Cs, whole genome shotgun sequence sequence ATAAACTACTCTCCAAAACGTATGCTTTAACAAAACCTGCATCAAACAAGTAATATACCTGTAGCGGAGGAGTTGTAGTCTCAAACAACAAAGCATCAGGTGAATCAACCAAAACCGGTGATTTAGTCCACAAACAAGTCATCCCACATCGACAAGAATACAAATTTTCCAAATTATGCGGAATCCAAGTCCACCCTTTAACCAAAACCTTAACATGCTCCATCTTAAGCTTACCACAACCCAACTCACCACCAGATACTTGTAAAGAACCCGAACTAACATTGCCACGGATCGAATCCTTATGATTCTCCTTAAACCGAGCACAACCCACTCGAAAGTCCCATTTTTTATAAGCTAAGAGGACTTCACTGAACGGATCCGATGTTGAATCAGGTAATTTCGTTGCCGGGATCGAAGTTGAAGCAGCTGGGAATTCTAAAACGCCTGTGAAAGATAGGATTAAGAGAGTAAAGAACATCATTAGTAAAACGGCGATAGCGTTGAGGTGCCTCATTGGCATGGTGAGATTGATTCCTCAAACCACCGGAGATCCTCGACGAC is a genomic window containing:
- the LOC104750248 gene encoding alpha-(1,4)-fucosyltransferase-like isoform X1: MPMRHLNAIAVLLMMFFTLLILSFTGVLEFPAASTSIPATKLPDSTSDPFSEVLLAYKKWDFRVGCARFKENHKDSIRGNVSSGSLQVSGGELGCGKLKMEHVKVLVKGWTWIPHNLENLYSCRCGMTCLWTKSPVLVDSPDALLFETTTPPLQRRVGDPLRVFMELEAGRKRSYHEDIFISYHAKDDVQTTYAGALFHNNRNYHISRHKNNRREVEQLLLEHHSRDDDV
- the LOC104750248 gene encoding alpha-(1,4)-fucosyltransferase-like isoform X2, coding for MPMRHLNAIAVLLMMFFTLLILSFTGVLEFPAASTSIPATKLPDSTSDPFSEVLLAYKKWDFRVGCARFKENHKDSIRGNVSSGSLQVSGGELGCGKLKMEHVKVLVKGWTWIPHNLENLYSCRCGMTCLWTKSPVLVDSPDALLFETTTPPLQRRVGDPLRVFMELEAGRKRSYHEDIFISYHAKDDVQTTYAGALFHNNRNYHISRHKNNGSRTIAPGAS